CGTCATGCCTTTGAATCCGTTGACCGTTCTTTGAGGGATATAATGTCTGCTATTGACAAAAGGAGAGCAAAGAAACCATTTGGTGGTATCACAGTAGTTTTTGGCGGAGATTATAGGAAGATTTTACCCGTGATTCCAAAGGCATCCAGAGCTGAAATAGTAGGTTCCACCCTCAATAAAACAAAGATTTGAGAATTTTGCCAAGTATTTTTACTTAAGCAAAATATGCGGCTTCATGCAGGAAATACAGAAATGGAGAATAAGGTTATAGCGGATTTCAGTAAATGGCAGCTTTTAGTTGGCGATGGTAAAGTTGAGAACTTTAGTCCTGATGCAGATACTGGTGAAATGCTAATAAAGATTCCAGATCAATATGTTGTTCATACCACGCAAAATCCTATAGAAAGTCTTTTTGAAATAACTTACCCGGATTTTCTAAAAAACATGTCTTTACATTCTTATCTAAGATCAGGAGCTATCCTAACACCAACTAATGTTGTGGTGGACGATATCAATAACAACATTCTTGAGAAAATTCCTGGACCTCTACACACATATCTTAGTCAGGATTCAATTGACAATACTGGTGATGAAGATAATGATTTCAGATCAGCATTTCCAGTAAAGTACCTGAACTCATTAAATATGCCTTGCATTCCTAAGCACGAGTTAAACATCAAGGTTGGCGTCGTTGTCATGATTATGAGAAATTTAAACCAAATTATGGGATTGTGTAACGACACGCGAATGATTGTGACATCCTgcaagaagaatattattaagtgTGAAATATTATGCGGATCCCATGTTAGGTCAAAACATTTTATCCCGATGATAAAGATGATTCCAATATATACCAGTTGGCCTTTTGAGTTTAAAAGAATTCAGTTCCCACTCCAGATTTGTTATGCAATGACAATTAATAAGAGCCAGGGACAATCACTTGACACGGTTGGTCTATACCTTCCCAGAGCAGTGTTTTCTCATGGCCATGTCTACGTTACCATCTCAAGAGTTACAAGACCAGAAGGTCTCTACA
The sequence above is drawn from the Apium graveolens cultivar Ventura chromosome 2, ASM990537v1, whole genome shotgun sequence genome and encodes:
- the LOC141698483 gene encoding uncharacterized protein LOC141698483 encodes the protein MRLHAGNTEMENKVIADFSKWQLLVGDGKVENFSPDADTGEMLIKIPDQYVVHTTQNPIESLFEITYPDFLKNMSLHSYLRSGAILTPTNVVVDDINNNILEKIPGPLHTYLSQDSIDNTGDEDNDFRSAFPVKYLNSLNMPCIPKHELNIKVGVVVMIMRNLNQIMGLCNDTRMIVTSCKKNIIKCEILCGSHVRSKHFIPMIKMIPIYTSWPFEFKRIQFPLQICYAMTINKSQGQSLDTVGLYLPRAVFSHGHVYVTISRVTRPEGLYIFIDSDDGTTTNITSNVVYEEVFYNLPSINDENVS